A section of the Heptranchias perlo isolate sHepPer1 chromosome 44, sHepPer1.hap1, whole genome shotgun sequence genome encodes:
- the prpf3 gene encoding U4/U6 small nuclear ribonucleoprotein Prp3, which yields MSLSLSKRDLDELKPWVEKTVKRVLGFSEQTVVTAALNCVGKGMDKKKTVEHLKPFLDDSTVRFVDRLFEAVEEGRNTRHSKSSSEKHRKRELKEVFGEDSEVTRELSSKRKRIPRFEEVEENEIIPGPPTESPGMLTKIQIKQMMEAATKQIEERKRQLSLITPSFPQRVSAPAPTADLPPMGQTIQPSQAASFMNDAIEKAKKAAELQARIQTQLSLKPGLLQSTNLVGLANLHAMGIAPPKVESKEHLKPTPLILDDQGRTVDATGKEVELTHRMPTLKANIRAVKREQFKQLLLKEKPTDDLESNTFYDPRVPVLPSQRQKRLFRFHERGKFEKIAQRIRTKAQLEKLQTEIAQAAKKTGIQTSTKLALIAPKKELREGEVPEIEWWDSYIIHGGIELTPENLSKEQNFHGITNLVEHPTQISPPVDMDKPVTLGVYLTKKEQKKLRRQTRREGLKEMQEKIRLGLMPPPEPKVRISNLMRVLGTEAVQDPTKVEAHVRAQMAKRLKAHHDANSARKLTADQRREKKMKKLKEDVSQGAHIAVYRIRNLSNSAKKFKVETNAGQLYLTGTVVLHKDVNVVVVEGGPKAQKKFKRLMLHRIKWDEQTATSRDDDDDGSDDEVVKKMNKCVLVWEGTAKERSFGDMKFKQCPTESMAREHFKKYGVEQYWDLALSESVLEVTEG from the exons ATGTCACTGTCGCTGTCGAAACGTGATCTTGACGAGCTGAAGCCGTGGGTGGAGAAGACGGTGAAGCGGGTGCTGGGGTTCTCGGAGCAGACCGTGGTCACGGCCGCACTGAACTGCGTGGGCAAAGGGATGGACAAGAAGAAAACAGTGG AGCACTTGAAACCGTTCCTGGATGACTCGACGGTGCGATTCGTGGACAGGCTCTTCGAGGCGGTGGAAGAAGGCCGCAACACCCGGCACTCCAAGTCCAGCAGCGAGAAGCACCGGAAAAGAGAGCTGAAG GAAGTCTTTGGAGAAGACTCGGAAGTCACGCGGGAATTGTCCTCCAAGAGGAAACGGATCCCGAGgtttgaagaggtggaggaaaaTGAAATCATCCCCGGCCCGCCGACAGAGAGCCCGGGGATGCTGACAAAGATTCAG ATCAAACAGATGATGGAAGCAGCGACAAAACAGATCGAGGAGCGGAAAAGGCAGCTCAGTCTGATCACACCATCGTTCCCGCAG CGGGTCTCGGCCCCGGCTCCCACTGCGGACCTGCCTCCGATGGGACAGACCATCCAGCCGTCCCAGGCCGCCTCCTTCATGAACGACGCCATCGAGAAGGCCAAGAAGGCAGCGGAGCTGCAGGCTCGGATCCAGACCCAGCTGTCCCTGAAGCCGGGGCTGCTCCAGAGCACCAACCTGGTGGGACTCGCCAACCTCCACGCCATGGGCATCGCCCCTCC CAAAGTCGAGTCTAAGGAGCACCTGAAACCTACGCCCCTGATCCTGGATGACCAGGGGCGGACGGTGGACGCGACCGGGAAGGAGGTGGAGCTGACTCACCGGATGCCCACCCTGAAAGCCAACATCCGGGCGGTGAAACGCGAACAGTTCAAGCAGCTCCTGCTGAAGGAGAAGCCGACCGACGACCTGGAGTCCAACACCTTCTACGACCCCCGCGTCCCCGTGCTCCCCTCCCAGCGGCAGAAGAGGCTGTTCAGGTTCCACGAGAGGGGCAAGTTCGAGAAGATAGCCCAGAGGATACGAACCAAG GCACAGCTGGAGAAACTACAGACCGAGATTGCACAAGCAGCCAAGAAGACGGGAATCCAGACCTCCACCAAGTTGGCTCTGATCGCCCCCAAAAAggagctgagggagggagaggtgccAGAAATTGAGTGGTGGGACTCGTATATTATACATGGAGGGATTGAATT GACTCCAGAGAACCTGTCGAAGGAACAGAATTTTCACGGAATCACGAACCTCGTCGAGCACCCGACTCAGATCAGCCCTCCAG TCGACATGGACAAGCCAGTGACGCTCGGTGTTTACCTGACCAAGAAGGAACAGAAGAAGCTTCGTCGCCAGACCCGGAGAGAAGGGCTGAAGGAAATGCAGGAGAAGATCCGCCTGGGCCTCATGCCCCCCCCCGAACCGAAGG TGCGAATCTCCAATCTGATGCGAGTGCTCGGGACCGAAGCCGTGCAGGACCCGACCAAGGTCGAGGCTCACGTCAGGGCGCAGATGGCAAAGAGACTAAA AGCTCATCACGATGCGAACAGCGCCCGGAAACTGACGGCAGACCAGCGGAgagaaaagaaaatgaagaaactgAAGGAAGACGTGTCGCAGGGAGCCCACATTGCCGTCTATAG GATCCGAAATCTGAGCAACTCAGCGAAGAAGTTCAAGGTGGAGACGAACGCGGGGCAGCTGTACCTGACGGGCACCGTGGTCCTACACAAAGACGTTAacgtggtggtggtggagggag GTCCAAAAGCGCAGAAGAAGTTCAAACGCTTGATGCTACATCGTATAAAATGGGATGAACAGACAGCCACTTCCCGGGACGATG ATGATGATGGGTCTGACGATGAGGTTGTTAAGAAGATGAATAAGTGTGTGCTGGTGTGGGAG GGAACGGCAAAGGAGAGAAGCTTTGGCGACATGAAATTCAAGCAGTGTCCGACAGAGAGCATGGCACGGGAGCACTTCAAAAAATACGGAGTGGAACAGTACTGGGACCTGGCGCTCAGTGAATCGGTGCTGGAGGTCACAGAGGGCTGA